Proteins encoded together in one Vigna angularis cultivar LongXiaoDou No.4 chromosome 5, ASM1680809v1, whole genome shotgun sequence window:
- the LOC128196444 gene encoding uncharacterized protein LOC128196444, whose amino-acid sequence MVLILRSLHSDYDHVRDQILAGDQIPSMDGLVTRLLRVPTSVKNENPIEVIETSAMTIPQGRGVPQGRGGGRSNRGRGGRSIRPQCTYCNKIGHTRDKCYILHGYPDKVAHVSKVGDLESRISNEEYEEFLRYKSGKSFNPGQFSAMTSVPTTNLSKSVEGHNPWILDSGASDHISGTWDRSSDWRRT is encoded by the exons ATGGTCCTAATTCTAAGAAGTTTACACTCAGATTATGATCATGTACGTGATCAGATTTTAGCTGGTGATCAAATCCCATCAATGGATGGCTTAGTTACTCGACTTCTTCGAGTACCTACATCAGTGAAAAATGAGAATCCAATTGAGGTTATTGAAACATCAGCCATGACAATACCCCAAGGAAGAGGAGTGCCACAAGGGAGAGGAGGAGGCAGAAGCAACCGAGGACGTGGTGGTCGTAGTATacgtcctcaatgcacatattgtaacAAAATAGGTCATACTCGGgacaaatgttatattttacatGGATATCCAGACAAAGTTGCTCATGTTTCTAAAGTTGGTGATCTAGAATccagaatttcaaatgaagaatatgaagaatttCTCAGATACAAGTCTGGAAAATCATTTAATCCTGGTCAATTTTCTGCCATGACCAGTGTGCCTACAACCAACCTATCTAAATCTGTGGAAGGTCATAATCCATGGATTCTTGACTCCGGTGCCTCTGACCATATCTCTG gaacatgggacaggtcgtctgattggagaaggacatga
- the LOC108319135 gene encoding uncharacterized protein LOC108319135, translating to MERNSERDQTWRPTKSEAKGSKAKSVHAESATEDRRMVVKPEPSSTLLLPFAQNIMDVQILEQFIAPQFKMYDGTTNPEAQIKTFSNAMAFRTSNDAIWCRAFSLSLEDEALEWFNSLPPNSIENFASLTRLFNWQFAAKNTQDLTVFELVTLKQGKEETLRAFMDRYQKTVRRVKALSPELALHYILPTLKPGPFKDSVYRRAPKTIEELTERAAYKIRVEEMKLSYKKESQELRGERSDVGKPGSSAGKSGDQRQKEPRRGPRFQ from the coding sequence ATGGAACGCAACAGTGAACGGGACCAGACTTGGAGGCCGACAAAGTCCGAGGCCAAAGGAAGCAAGGCTAAATCAGTGCACGCGGAGAGCGCGACCGAGGATAGGCGGATGGTCGTGAAGCCGGAGCCTTCCTCCACACTATTGCTTCCCTTCGCCCAAAACATAATGGACGTTCAGATTTTGGAACAATTCATTGCACCGCAATTCAAAATGTATGACGGGACCACGAACCCCGAGGCCCAAATCAAAACGTTCTCAAACGCCATGGCGTTCAGAACAAGCAACGACGCTATTTGGTGTCGGGCGTTTTCGTTGTCTTTAGAAGACGAGGCACTGGAATGGTTTAACTCTCTACCCCCCAACTCCATAGAAAATTTCGCCAGCCTGACACGACTGTTCAACTGGCAATTCGCGGCCAAAAACACACAAGACCTGACCGTGTTCGAGTTGGTCACCCTCAAGCAGGGAAAGGAAGAAACGCTGAGAGCGTTCATGGACCGATACCAGAAGACCGTCCGGCGAGTGAAGGCGTTAAGCCCCGAGCTTGCCCTCCACTACATCCTCCCAACGCTTAAGCCGGGACCGTTTAAAGACAGCGTTTATCGACGGGCTCCCAAAACTATCGAAGAGTTGACAGAACGGGCGGCATACAAGATAAGGgtagaggagatgaaattgtcTTACAAGAAGGAGAGTCAGGAGCTTAGGGGGGAGAGGTCGGACGTTGGGAAGCCCGGTAGCTCGGCTGGAAAGTCGGGCGATCAAAGGCAGAAGGAACCAAGGCGGGGACCCCGTTTTCAATAG